AAGTTCCCAATCAAGAGCTATGAAGGATACACCATAGATAATATTCAAAAATGCCTCTATAAGTCCATCTTGAAAGGAAACTAGGATTAGGGCAAGAACATTACATCAAGACTAAAAACAGGCATGGTCTTTGTGAATGGAGGACCAGACTGATTGGGTTGAATAGACCAACCGTGCAACAGAGAACGAAACAGTCCATTACTGCTGCAACAAGACCAAGGTAACTTTAATGCTTGGGCTGattaagtggcaagtaacattcattCCCCCAAAGTACTGGCAATGACCACCTCAATTAAGAAAGTCTAAATAGATACCTTGATCTCAAACAGCATCGCTGGAGATGCTCGAGACAATGACAAATTTGAAATGGACCCTTCAATTAAACACTTTGGCTATAAAAAGGATTAAAGTTGGATATCCTGTGACCTAGTCATCCAGATCTTTTTCTACCATCTTCAAGAGTGTCTGGAGTGTGACACAATAGGATCAACAAACTCACCACCATTAACAACAATGCAGTTCACTTGACTGACATCCCAACCATCACTTGAAACATTTCATTCTCTGCTTCATCTACAAACTGGGCTACAGAAACTCACCTGGCTACTCCAACATCATCTCACAAACTGTAGCCTTAACCAAGGAGAAGGAcagagtaaaaaaaaaagctCACTTCTGCAGAGCTCCAGTTCATAGGAACAGTTACTTGAGGAGAGTAACACACCagatttaaaaagtgagcagggGCCGTTAGGGCTCTCTGTGGAGCTTGAGATCATTTACTTAATTTGGCACTTGGCAAGGACCAATAAAAAGTTAGGTTTAAGCTGAGCACCCATTGTGTGAGGGGAGAGGGTTGGAATGGGGAACTGAGGCTTTGTCTCAACAAGCTTCAGCGAGAAAAGGCAGAAACTAGGGTGGCATCCCTGTCAATTTTCTGTTTGTTTCTTTATTAGTACTTAACTACAATAACAAGAATGGATCCCAGGGAAGTAGTGTGCTCCTCAGGCAAGATGTGGCAATCAGTCTCCCTGATTGCTACTTTTGTGAGAAGCCTATCTTGGTGCACCTCCTTACAGACCACATCAGAGAACTGAAGCTGGATGATCTTGGgctcattcaggagaatgagcagATGATAAATTTAAACTAAGGGGAGACGCAGGAGGCCGGTAgctgggtaactgtcaggagatGGAAAGGGAAAAAGTGGATAGTGCATAGTACTCGTGTGGCTATTCCCATCAATAGTAAGTATACTGCTTGTTAGGGGGTGAGGGGGCCACAACCTACCAGGACAAAACCACAGCAACTAGGACTCTGGTATttagtctggctctgtggctcagaagagaatggGGGAGACAAGGAGAGAGGTGGTtacaggggactcaatagttaggggaacaggCAATACTGTGGACGTTAAAAAGGTTCCCAGATGGTTTTTTGCCTAAAAAGGATCACCATTATCTGAAAGCTTCCTTCCAGGTCACACAGTGCCTTGACTGAGCATTCCTTTAAGTCACCGTGCCCCAAACAACTCTGCAAGAGCTCCTTCACCACAAGGATTGCTGCAGTCTGAAGCAGAGGGTCACCACCAATTTCTGAAAGGTCAATGCAAATGGGCAAGAAATGGTGGATTCATTGGCATTTTGATTAATAGAAATGTATCAAAAACCCTCATGGACAATAATTTATGGATTACTCAATTATGTATAAATGAGCATAGTGAAATGAAAATGTATGGGAAAAGGTTCATTTTGTGGAGTACAGATACCAGCAGTTGTAGAGGAAGGTCTCTTTTGCAGTAATGTGAGTTCCATCTTAACTGGGGAAGACCTAGGGTCCCACTGGCAAGAATATATCAGATGGCTGCAAGCATTTGAAAAGGCAGGGGGCTGTCCAGTCAGAAAAGTACTTCAAAGACTTTTAcaagattagaatcagaatcgggtttattatctccggcatgtgtcgtgaaatttgtaattcagtagcagcagttcaatgcaatacataatacagcagaaaaaaataaataaataaattcacagtatacgtatattgaatagattaaaattgtgtaAAATCAGAAATAATTGTATAttaaataagtgaggtagtgttcacaggttcaatgtccatttaggaatcggatggcagaggagaagaagctgatcctgaatcactgagtgtgtgtcttcaggcttctgaacctccttcctgatggtaacagtgagaaaagggcatgccctggtgctagaggtccttaataatggacactgcctttacCAAAACAGCACAGCTGAATAATTATAGGAAATTGTGTTAGGGACAACAGGAAATACAAGACTACAAGATATAAAGAAAATATCAAATTAGGAAACAAATATTAAGGAATATATCAAGATAGGTAATAAATTTGACTTAGAGGGTATGAGATGGTAGGTGTTGCTGCGACGTCTTCAGAAGATGGTCAGGGCTGACAACAATGTACCATAAGGAAAATGGCAGAAAATGACTTGTGGTTAAGGACAAACTAGGGCACCTGAAGGAGAACTCAAGATGAGCAGTCAGTTAAAACTTTAAAATGTTTCTTGCAAAGCGTGAACAGATTCCTGAGAGCAATCACAGTAACACAACAGTCATACAGCAAATAATCAGGCGCTTTGGACCATCTTGTCCATGCTAACCATGAAGTGCCatctatattaatcccatttatAAGCATTTGATCTGCAGACTTCTGTGTCTCAACAACTCAAGTGCTCCTCTAGATATCAACTACACATTAGGGAAGAAAACTTGTTTATCAGATTCCCTCATGTTAGATACCTTTCCTAGGGGGGAAATGTCTAGCTATTATACTCAATTtcaaccacacccccccccaacacacacacttcCCTTCCCATCCCCTCCCATGACAACCTCCTCTGCCTCAGGCAAAACAAGCCTAACAGTTCCTGTCTTGTCATAACTCAAAATACTCCAACCCAGGCAATATCTGGTGAGTTTCCTCTGCCAATATCAGAATGAATGCAGAGATTAATAAAACTCTTAACATTGACAATCATCTCACTTCATCTTTTCTACTTCACAATTTCTACTTTTAAAATTCAACACAAGATGTATTGGAAATTTTGAGCACACTCAAAATAGTTAGTTACCTGCTGCACTTCTCAATGACCAACAAGGGTCATGCACTTGAATACAGAACCAGGTTCAGCTAGTGTTACAGTGGGAAACGATTATGTTCTTATGCACAGTGctcaaagaaaaaaataacagttGCAAATCTGAAATATGAACAGGAAGTGCTTCAGCATCTGAGGAGAAAGtattaatatttcagatcaatGACCTTTCATTCCAATCATCAGGCCATTAgcttgaaatgttaattctgcttCTTGCTCTGCAGATGCTATCCATCTTGTTGAGAACTAAGCCCCTTcttcccacaccccaccccccaccccacctgtcAGTTACGAAATAACTCTTGTCGGGCTTCTAGCCAGGTATAGATATAGATATCAATTATAaccaacattttgatgacaaactctgccatcttcttcaaggatgatgcctgggcatatataattgtggtgaactatgtgcctgtcgggacacgcccctgctgactgctcctgtggctcctcccacaggcccctgtataaaggagacctgcggcctgaagatcggcctcagtctccaggaccttgtatgatagacactcactcctggttccttcttccagtcaataaaagccgatatctcgcctacgtctcagtgtgagttattgatggtgcatcaattttattgactggaagttttaaaacatggaacccgttttgcgtccggaccggttggatttggaccctcaagaccctgacgcggctctcgcttttgaacactggcttgcatgcttccaatcgtacttggcggagcttcgtgcgactgaacccgccgttatgcacagaatcctactctcgagggtctcctccaaagtttactcctttatccgggacctgccgacctacgaaggggcactggacgccctcaaacgacagtacctgcggccggtgaacaccgtctacgcaagacatcgcttagctacccggcaacagcggcctggcgaatcgtgcgctgagtttctccgagcactacagacactcgtccgagcttgtgactgcaagacgctcacggcagaacagcatgcagagctgctggtgcgagacgcctttgtgacgggactgaggtcagtgtacatgcgccagcggctgctggagaactcggatcttaccttaagctcggcgatagagaaggccaacgctctagaagctgcgcggcataacgccgacgctgtccagtcgcgcgattccccgccggtttcgtggacgcctcagaccccgccaccgctggctcccgggagcgaattcgccaacgccgccaccagtcgccattccacgagctccccgacccagaccacggctgtggcccgtaaggaactcgtgctttgttatttctgtggccaaaagaaacatcctcgacaacgctgtccagcgcgagaagcgacctgctccagctgcggaaagcggggccacttcgccaaggtctgtaagtctcaacctcgagcggagtgcagcgctgcgggtgaaacgtgggggccgccatcttgcatgccgggatgtgggcggccatctttgtcgacgtcagcacgccccgcccccgatcctcggatgctgaccgggtaccccggatgtgagcagccatctttgtcggcgtcagcatgccccgcccccgaccctccgatgctgaccgggtaccccgacggcgatccaactctggccactgtgactctcgaccaaagcgccccacaccagcttgcaaggtccatgatggacatccaggtggaggggcattggactggatgcctgtttgacacgggcagcactgggagttttattcacccggacacagtgcaacgctgcggacttgcaacgcggccggtcagtcagaggttccatttggcctctgggtcgcagtccgcagacatccgggcgggttgtgtagcgactttggtggtgcaaggcacagtatatcgggactttgaactgctggtcatgcctaatctgtgtgcacctgtgctattggggctggacttccagagccatctcgaaagtgtgactatggtatacgacgggcccctcccaccactcactgtcaagaatcctcagttttgtgggacttcttcacataccccgctactgaccacacacacacacggacacacacatcccatccagaaccaggccaacagctgcgctaccgacacttgcagcctctccactctcaagatccctcccccaccgctgttcgccaacctgacccccgactgtaaacctgtggcaaccaaaagcaggaggtacagcgcgggggaccgggccttcattcagtcggaggtgcagcggctgctcagggaggggatcattgagccgagcacaagcccttggagggcccaggtggttgttgttcggactgggcagaaaaataggatggtggtggactatagtcaaaccatcaataggtttacgcagcttgacgcataccccctaccccgcatcgcggatatggtcaaccagattgctcagtataaggtgtactcgacaatagatctgaaatccgcttatcaccagctccccatctgcccagaggactgcccctacaccgccttccaggcgggcggccggctctatcacttcctgcgcgtccctttcggtgtcacgaatggtgtctctgtcttccagagggaaatggaccggatggtggaccagtaccaactgcaggccacatttccctatctggataacatcaccatctgtggtcatgacaggccagatcacgacgccaacctccaacggtttctccaagtggccgcagctctgaaccttacttataacagggacaagtgtgtttttggtaccacccgccttgctatacttgggtatgtcgtggaaaacggggttattgggcctgatcccaaacgtatgcgccccctgttagagctccctcttcccaccactctcaaggccctcagacggtgcctggggtttttttcctattacgcccaatgggtcccccattacgcggacaaggctcgccccctggtcaagtctacctcgtttcccctctctgctgaggcctgcgcggccttcaactgcattaaagcggacattgccaaagctacgatgcatgcagtggacgagaccgctcccttccaagtggagtgtgatgcctccgatttcgctctggctgctacccttaatcaggaaggcagaccagtagcattcttttctcgcaccctccaaggctctgaaatttggcactccgcggtggagaaagaagcccaggccatagtggaggctgttaggcactggaggcactatcttgctggcaaaagattcactgtgctgaccgaccagcgctcggttgcattcctgttcagcaaccaacagcggggcaagatcaaaaatgataagattttgcggtggaggatagaactctccacctacacctatgatatcctgtaccggcctggcagactcaatgagccccctgatgccctatcccggggaacatgtgctagcacacagctcgaccagctgtacgcccttcatgcacaactttgccatccgggggtcacccgattttaccattttgtgaaagctcggaacctgccgtactccctggaggacatcaggacgatgaccagggactgccaaatttgtgccgagtgcaaaccgcacttctactgtcctgacacggcacaacttgtcaaggccacccgcccttttgaacgcctgagtgttgactttaagggcccccttccctccactgaccgcaatgtctattttctcagtgttatcgacgagtactcacggttcccctttgccatcccctgccccgacaccactgccacgtccgtcataaaagccctgcgccagctcttcactctgttcgggtatccctgctatatccacagtgatagagggtcctcctttatgagtgaggagctgcgccagtacttgctagctaggggcattgctaccagtcggaccacgagttataatccccggggtaatggccaggtagagcgggagaatgccacagtgtggaaggccacacttttagcccttaagtccaaagggttgccggtctctcgatggcaggaggtcctccctgaggcactgcactctatccgctctctgttatgtacgtccaccaatgccacccctcacgaacgcctattctcttttcccaggaagtctgtcactgggaccaccctaccagtttggctgacgtccctggggccagtgctgctccggaaacatgtgaggagcaataaatactccccgctggtggagagggttcaccttctccatgcgaacccccagtatgcttacgtggtcttacctgatgggcgggaggacacggtctccatccgcgacctggcacccgcaggtgcagcagaccactaccctgaaggctctccggtaactgtgaaccctgcaccagaggtgacaccgtactcaccaggccctacacagactcctcacgacacttgtataccgggcgtttcgtacgcatttataccaggcgcctcgcacatgcatgagggatcaccggcgcctagtgggcaagaacacgcgcaacccccgtcccctgtgcaatcgccaatgttgccggcacctatgcggtcacagccggtgctacgtagatcgcagcgacagattcgaccgcctgatcggcttgacttgtaagaaccttcgctacatgaggactttttcaaacgaagggggggtgaatgtggtgaactatgtgcctgtcgggacacgcccctgctgactgctcctgtggctcctcccacaggcccctgtataaaggagacctgcggcctgaagatcggcctcagtctccaggaccttgtatgatagacactcactcctggttccttcttccagtcaataaaagccgatatctcgcctacgtctcagtgtgagttattgatggtgcatcaataatccAGTGGCATTTATACCCTcatagtccatccctcctgattggatgAAAACaaaccaatcaggtttccactctcacctcgtttacaattgaatttcagttcttatttagaGCAAGGCCTTCGTCTtcattaaaattcttttcctctagttttatttcagtggCTTCTTTTAAACAGGTGGTCCCAAAACCACTGGTTTTGTGCTGAAGTCAATTCTATGGCCATTATGAATGCCTATACCTGTACCTGACTGGAAGCCGGGGAAgaattttttttgtcatttatgCCAGGAAAACACTAGATCCTCTTTTTATTTGTAGGGTTGGTTTTTTTACTTTTTGCATTTTTAAATAAAGAAAAATTGATGGGTCAGATGGAAGATACAGTGGAAATGGCCTCAAACAAGTTAACGTGACAAAGAGTTAACAGCATTGAAGACGGCAGACAAAGGGAGAAGTAAGGAGTGATGCAAAACTAAGGAGCAAAAAAAGTAAGAACTTCCGTAAAGACACAAAGAAAAGCAGTGTAGAGATACCAAGAACAGAAGATTGCTAAGACTTAAACAAAGAGGCTTGAGGGATATTATAATATCTATAATTATAAGTAGCTGTGATTGTAAACAGAATGAACATCAATTCATGCACGAAAGCAATCTTATGAAATTCTCAAAAATAACAAGCAATACCAAGAAGGAAAAGCATTACGGCCAGGAGACAAGTACAAAGGTCCAGCTGACTCTCTGCATTGTCATTTCCCAATGCAGGGTCAAGCCTATTCTagagaatttcttttgccagtatTAATACAGAAACTGCTGTGTCAAGTCACAAATGCAGTAAGATGgatgaaagttttttttttcttttcaacaaaAATTTCATTAATGGAGGAAAATAGAGATGCTGAGTCTTGAAGGAGGAATTTAGGAAGCCTGATAGCAATGGTCTGATAAGTGAAGGTCCTCAAGAGGCCAGAATTAAAGAAATGCAAGTGTCCAGATGCAGAAGCGTTGAGATTTTCAGCACGAGGAGAAATCACAGGGTTTTAAAAATGggaaatttaaagcagagattagtATATCAAAATGCAAAGTATCAAAGACATTGACAATGGAGACAACAGCATCATAACCCCACCTAAACATCCACGAGCTAagctcaccagtgatcaaagcaGATTGCATGGAATTTGCTTTCCTTGCCAAGAGCCGCACTGTACTTAACAGCAGCTGCCCTCCTGGGATCCTGGTGAAAAGACGCATCAGATTCAGTTTCAACGTTTCACTTTTGAGGAGAGCGCGAATATCTTTTCCATTGGAGTGCAGAAGACTGGGTAGGAACCCGAAAGTCATACTCAAGAAGTAAAGAGAGGGTACATAGTGAGCCACCCTTCCCCACAGCAAAGGGCACAAAGTTAAAGAGTAGAGCAAGAGGATCCAAAGAAGAACTTTTGAGGGTGATTGCAAATTGGAAAATACAGTCCgatgtggtggtggaggtagagattctcataacattcaggaAGCATCTGGATATGCTCTTGAATTGTTAATGCATAGGAGACTACAGACCAAGTGCTAGTAAATGGAATTAACACAGATGGGCATTTGATAGTCAGCACTGACTTGACGGCCAAGGGCTGGTTTCTCTGATGAAATAGAAATGGAAGGGCTCAATAAAACAACTGGGGCAAGAGATTCCTCCTTTCCCTACCACCCTCACCTCCACACAATTCCCTCACTGTAGGAGCACATGGCTGACCACGTAAGAAGCTGAAACGTGGTGCTATCAGAAGGTTGCCTCTAGACCACTGGTGCTGGGGAAGAGCTCCTAAATGATGTCTATACCAGTGCACCCTCTGGAGGCAGTGTCAGGTACTGACAAATTGAAGCCACAAGGAAAACACAACTAAACATGGGCACTATAGTAGGTGCAAGACCAAAGCTTGCTTTGCATCTGAAGCCATTGTTGGTAAACTTTAAATGTACACTATTTGCATGTTTAATTCTACAAAACATACTGAATATGAATATATTTTCTTCAATATGTCATATTCAAGCAAATTTTTACAATTTTCCCTTTGAATATTTTCCTCTTTTCCTACTGTCCAAGCACTAAGTGCAGTCTATGAAAACAGAAAACTTCCTTACAAGATAATCTGTACCAAGTGACTTTCTTGGTGCCTTTGAACCAAGTTAAGCAGATTATTTACAAGATGTCCAAgagtcatgtttaaccaatctattacagtttttctgaggaggttaccaggaaagtggatgaagggaaggcagtggatgttgtctacatggacttcagtaaggcttttgacaaggtcccacatgggaagttagttaggaaaattcagtcgctaggtatacatagaGAGGGAGTAAATttaattagacattggctcaatggaagaagccagagagtggtagtggaggattgctactctgagtggagtgccagagggatcagtactgggtccattgttacttgtcatctctatcaatgatctagatgataatgtggtaaatcggatcagcaaatttgctgatgatacaaagattggaggtgtagtggacagtgaggaaggttttcaaagcttgcacagggatttggaccagctggaaaaatgggctgaaaaatggcagatggagtttaatgcagacaagtgtgaggtattgcactttggaaggacaaaccaagatagaacatacaaagtaaatggtaggacactgaggaatgcagtggaacagagggatctgggaatacagatacaaaattccctaaaagtggtgtcacaagtagatagggtcataaagagagcttttggtgcattggcctttataaaacaaagtattaagtataagagttggaatgttatggtgaggttgtacaagacattggtgaggccaaatttggagtattgttttggtcactgaattacaggaaggatattaataaggttgaaagagtgcagagaaggtttacaaggatgtcgctgggacttgagaaacagttacagagaaaggttgaataggttaggactttattccctggagcatggaagaatgaggggagatttgatagaggtatataaaataatgatgGGTTTTGATAGAGTGATAGGGGAGAAAaaagaaccagaggacatgggttaagggtgaagggggaagggggaaaagtttaaagggaacatgggggggggggggggcttcctcacacagagtgtggtgggagtgtggaatgagctgccagataaagtTGTAAATGCTGGCTCACTTTTAAcagttaagaaaaacttggaccggtacatgggtgagaggtgtatggagggatatgagccagacgcaggtcagtgggactagaaaGAAAAACGGTTCAGTACAGCCAAGAAGGGAcaaaaggccagtttctgtgctgtaatgttctatggttctaagagcATATGGAAGCTTTTGCACCCACATATTTACTGTTCAGCAGTCACCTTGCCATGAAGTCGACACTCAAGTGCAGAGCTAGGCTTTTTGGTGATCTCCAAGGGTTATTTGGCAAGCACGGAGCTCTCTGCCAGACATTCTCCAcccatgctgcctgatctgctgagtgtgaCCAGAATTTCAGGTTTTTTAGCGTCGCCAGTATTTCACTGCTGTATTTCTCTGCTGTTTGTGGAGCTCGCATGGAAATTGGCTGCAGGGTCCCCTCAGCACCTTGACTCAGTGAGCTCTCTCGAACACAACTTTGCAAGGTGTTACAAAAATATAGGTCACTGCTTGCATCAGGATTGGTGCAGGTTTCACTCCAAAACATCAACGATTCCTTTtccccctacagatgctgctcagc
The nucleotide sequence above comes from Hypanus sabinus isolate sHypSab1 chromosome 28, sHypSab1.hap1, whole genome shotgun sequence. Encoded proteins:
- the LOC132382335 gene encoding uncharacterized protein LOC132382335 yields the protein MEPVLRPDRLDLDPQDPDAALAFEHWLACFQSYLAELRATEPAVMHRILLSRVSSKVYSFIRDLPTYEGALDALKRQYLRPVNTVYARHRLATRQQRPGESCAEFLRALQTLVRACDCKTLTAEQHAELLVRDAFVTGLRSVYMRQRLLENSDLTLSSAIEKANALEAARHNADAVQSRDSPPVSWTPQTPPPLAPGSEFANAATSRHSTSSPTQTTAVARKELVLCYFCGQKKHPRQRCPAREATCSSCGKRGHFAKVCKSQPRAECSAAGETWGPPSCMPGCGRPSLSTSARPAPDPRMLTGYPGCEQPSLSASACPAPDPPMLTGYPDGDPTLATVTLDQSAPHQLARSMMDIQVEGHWTGCLFDTGSTGSFIHPDTVQRCGLATRPVSQRFHLASGSQSADIRAGCVATLVVQGTVYRDFELLVMPNLCAPVLLGLDFQSHLESVTMVYDGPLPPLTVKNPQFCGTSSHTPLLTTHTHGHTHPIQNQANSCATDTCSLSTLKIPPPPLFANLTPDCKPVATKSRRYSAGDRAFIQSEVQRLLREGIIEPSTSPWRAQVVVVRTGQKNRMVVDYSQTINRFTQLDAYPLPRIADMVNQIAQYKVYSTIDLKSAYHQLPICPEDCPYTAFQAGGRLYHFLRVPFGVTNGVSVFQREMDRMVDQYQLQATFPYLDNITICGHDRPDHDANLQRFLQVAAALNLTYNRDKCVFGTTRLAILGLSLGPPYQFG